The Gopherus evgoodei ecotype Sinaloan lineage unplaced genomic scaffold, rGopEvg1_v1.p scaffold_34_arrow_ctg1, whole genome shotgun sequence genome window below encodes:
- the NANOS2 gene encoding nanos homolog 2: MLPIWHSGPPSPPVTSTHDFNMWRDYLNLSKLLGEIIEERRRESRSLLTCEMADPCLPGAPLQIRFICNFCKHNGESKKVYSSHLLKQADGTVLCPILRNYVCPLCGATGDQAHTLKYCPCNQEKQSLYCKGGRNSAGFIVRR; this comes from the exons ATGCTGCCCATCTGGCATTCCGGGCCACCTTCTCCGCCCGTCACGAGCACGCATGACTTCAACATGTGGCGGGACTACTTGAACCTGTCAAAGCTTCTTGGTGAAATCATTGAAGAGCGCAGAAGGGAGTCCAGGAGCCTCCTAACCTGTGAGATGGCAgatccctgcctgccaggggcacCCCTTCAAAT CAGATTCATATGCAACTTCTGCAAGCACAACGGGGAATCCAAGAAGGTCTACTCCTCCCACTTGCTGAAGCAAGCCGACGGCACCGTGCTGTGCCCCATCCTGCGCAACTACGTCTGCCCGCTGTGCGGGGCTACAGGAGACCAGGCACACACGCTGAAATACTGCCCCTGCAATCAAGAGAAGCAGTCCCTCTACTGCAAAGGCGGGCGCAACTCGGCTGGCTTCATAGTGAGACGGTGA